In a single window of the Ancylobacter polymorphus genome:
- a CDS encoding YadA-like family protein has translation MALLAGLAPLAAAAEEISCDLTVTALQCGGVASGADSTAIGDDAQATQAGTTAVGQGSRAFSDKASAFGQLAVANGVSSTAIGWSATANGEQSTATGQGAAANAGFSSAFGSGASANGTASSALGQDALANGANATAVGQGARANADASTAVGQGAVANAANATALGTAATANGAGSTALGQGAVANAANATAVGFGATANGAGATAMGQNAVAAGAGAVALGQNANASATNSAALGTGAIASFEGSTAVGAGATTSRANQMALGTAGSTFTMAGLTSGASRAAQSGALQIVTTDAAGNLASASTAELFDLRPVWAEIDRVSEGVAMAMAMDTPTLPNGKNMAVSAQWGTFGGQNALALSSIARIADDSFFVTGAIGLGLNEGTVGGKAGLLFAW, from the coding sequence TTGGCTCTGCTGGCGGGCCTTGCGCCGCTGGCGGCGGCCGCCGAGGAGATCAGTTGCGACCTCACCGTGACCGCCCTGCAGTGCGGCGGCGTGGCGAGCGGAGCCGATTCGACCGCGATCGGCGATGATGCGCAGGCAACGCAGGCCGGCACGACGGCCGTGGGGCAGGGGTCGCGCGCCTTTTCCGACAAGGCCAGCGCTTTCGGCCAGCTCGCCGTGGCCAATGGGGTGTCCTCCACCGCCATAGGCTGGAGCGCCACGGCCAATGGTGAGCAATCGACCGCGACCGGGCAGGGCGCCGCCGCCAATGCCGGCTTCTCCTCGGCCTTCGGCAGCGGGGCGAGCGCCAACGGCACCGCCTCCTCCGCGCTCGGCCAGGACGCCCTCGCCAATGGCGCCAACGCCACCGCCGTCGGCCAGGGCGCGCGCGCCAATGCCGATGCGTCGACCGCTGTCGGGCAGGGCGCGGTCGCCAACGCCGCCAACGCGACCGCGCTGGGCACGGCGGCCACCGCCAATGGCGCCGGGTCCACCGCGCTGGGGCAGGGGGCCGTCGCCAATGCCGCCAATGCCACCGCCGTCGGTTTCGGCGCCACCGCCAATGGTGCCGGCGCCACGGCGATGGGGCAGAACGCCGTCGCCGCCGGAGCCGGTGCCGTCGCGCTGGGGCAGAACGCCAACGCCTCCGCCACCAACTCCGCCGCCCTTGGCACCGGCGCCATCGCCTCCTTTGAAGGGTCCACCGCCGTCGGGGCCGGGGCGACCACCAGCCGGGCCAACCAGATGGCGCTGGGCACCGCCGGTTCGACCTTTACGATGGCGGGGTTGACCTCCGGCGCCAGCCGCGCCGCACAGAGCGGGGCGTTGCAGATCGTCACCACCGATGCCGCCGGCAATCTCGCCAGCGCGAGCACGGCGGAACTCTTCGACTTGCGCCCCGTCTGGGCCGAGATCGACCGGGTGAGCGAAGGCGTTGCCATGGCGATGGCGATGGACACGCCGACCCTGCCCAATGGCAAGAACATGGCGGTGAGCGCCCAGTGGGGCACGTTCGGGGGGCAGAATGCGCTCGCGCTCTCCAGCATTGCCCGCATCGCCGACGATTCCTTCTTCGTCACCGGCGCCATCGGCCTAGGTCTCAACGAAGGCACGGTCGGCGGCAAGGCCGGCCTGCTGTTCGCGTGGTGA
- a CDS encoding efflux RND transporter periplasmic adaptor subunit, with the protein MRRRSALLLTIAVLAGAGWLAHDRGWVDVGSLFGARSQAKAAAQPAAARKVPVEVAPARAASVTTDISSIGSLQSDESVQVASEVAGRIQEIGFREGQHVKAGDVLVQLDAALVKASLDETEARLELAQANFGRAQQLQKSGSGTARALDEAQAELNTARALLNSQRVQIAKHTITAPFDGVVGLRTVSNGAYIAVGTELVNLEKIDTLKLDFKVPETQLSSIAENQTVTITLDALPGRSFTGTIYAIDPMVDVNGRSLSVRARLDNKDLTLRPGLFARVVVKGREARDAVFVPESAIVPRGQERLVWQIVDGKAQQLKVELGQRAKGEVEVKGVAPGASIVVAGQGRLQPGAVVEVVPPPPAPQG; encoded by the coding sequence ATGCGACGCCGATCCGCCTTGCTGTTGACCATCGCCGTTCTGGCGGGAGCCGGATGGCTGGCGCATGACCGGGGATGGGTGGATGTGGGCAGCCTGTTCGGCGCCCGCAGCCAGGCGAAGGCGGCCGCCCAGCCGGCGGCGGCGCGAAAAGTGCCGGTCGAAGTGGCACCGGCGCGCGCCGCCTCGGTGACGACGGACATCTCGTCCATCGGCTCGCTCCAATCCGACGAATCCGTGCAGGTGGCCTCCGAAGTGGCCGGCCGCATTCAGGAAATCGGCTTTCGCGAGGGGCAGCACGTGAAGGCCGGCGATGTGCTGGTGCAGCTCGACGCCGCCCTGGTGAAAGCCTCGCTGGACGAGACCGAGGCGCGGCTGGAGCTTGCCCAGGCCAATTTCGGCCGTGCCCAGCAATTGCAGAAATCCGGCTCCGGCACCGCGCGCGCGCTGGACGAGGCGCAGGCGGAACTCAACACCGCCCGCGCCCTGCTCAATTCCCAGCGGGTGCAGATCGCCAAGCACACCATCACCGCGCCGTTCGACGGCGTCGTCGGCCTGCGCACCGTGTCCAACGGCGCCTATATCGCCGTCGGCACGGAACTGGTGAACCTTGAGAAGATCGACACGCTGAAGCTGGACTTCAAAGTGCCGGAGACGCAGCTCTCCAGCATCGCCGAAAACCAGACCGTGACCATCACCCTCGACGCGCTGCCGGGCCGTTCCTTCACCGGCACCATCTACGCCATCGACCCGATGGTCGATGTCAATGGCCGCTCGCTCAGTGTGCGCGCCCGTCTCGACAACAAGGACCTGACCCTGCGCCCGGGCCTGTTCGCCCGCGTCGTGGTGAAGGGCCGCGAGGCGCGCGACGCGGTGTTCGTGCCGGAAAGCGCGATCGTGCCGCGCGGGCAGGAGCGCCTCGTCTGGCAGATTGTCGACGGCAAGGCGCAACAGCTCAAGGTCGAGCTTGGCCAGCGCGCCAAGGGCGAGGTCGAGGTGAAGGGCGTGGCGCCCGGCGCCAGCATCGTCGTGGCGGGGCAGGGGCGCTTGCAGCCCGGCGCTGTGGTGGAGGTGGTGCCGCCGCCGCCGGCGCCGCAGGGCTGA
- the bcsN gene encoding cellulose biosynthesis protein BcsN: protein MSRPPQETTGDSAGRAAARLGHSSAKSLRHGAFAMGCLLLAGGCTTGRPPVVATLSAEVPAVEALVLPEPGGPRIIGVIETRYANALQQEVMLATEAATPGQNAFSVVFFGPVEGRTGPENIKNDSFLSDYALAEEMEQALPGIDLRTSTYFVQNRYGPFGYAVGPGQGRDLCLYAWQRIQGQQRMNVFAADRGVLSVRLRFCQSGASEAALLRIMYRYTINGYFLPRSWQPYGRPLPVAPELGRVGGPVVYPSTVFGTGAATAPPPAPARASAPSAPGSVPAPVDTGPSVPSAPLEGYPTVPAPQP, encoded by the coding sequence ATGTCCCGCCCGCCCCAGGAAACGACCGGCGACAGTGCAGGCCGCGCGGCTGCGCGGCTCGGACATTCCAGCGCCAAAAGCTTGCGTCACGGTGCCTTCGCCATGGGCTGCCTGCTGCTGGCGGGGGGCTGCACGACGGGCCGGCCGCCGGTCGTTGCCACGCTGTCGGCCGAGGTTCCCGCCGTCGAGGCCCTGGTGCTGCCCGAGCCTGGCGGCCCGCGCATCATCGGCGTGATCGAAACGCGCTATGCAAATGCGCTGCAGCAGGAGGTGATGTTGGCGACCGAGGCGGCGACGCCGGGCCAGAATGCCTTCAGCGTCGTGTTTTTCGGCCCCGTGGAAGGGCGAACCGGCCCCGAGAACATCAAGAACGACAGCTTTCTCAGCGACTACGCTCTGGCGGAGGAGATGGAGCAGGCACTGCCCGGCATCGACCTGCGCACCTCGACCTATTTCGTCCAGAACCGCTACGGGCCCTTCGGCTACGCCGTGGGGCCGGGACAGGGCCGCGACCTCTGCCTCTACGCCTGGCAGCGCATTCAGGGCCAGCAGCGGATGAACGTTTTCGCGGCGGATCGCGGCGTCCTGTCGGTGCGTCTGCGCTTCTGCCAGAGCGGGGCCAGCGAAGCCGCGCTGCTGCGGATCATGTACCGCTACACCATCAATGGCTATTTCCTGCCACGCAGCTGGCAACCCTATGGCCGCCCGCTCCCGGTCGCGCCGGAGCTTGGCCGGGTCGGCGGACCGGTCGTCTATCCCTCGACCGTGTTCGGCACGGGCGCGGCCACCGCACCGCCGCCGGCGCCGGCGCGCGCCTCAGCCCCCTCCGCGCCCGGCTCCGTGCCGGCACCCGTCGACACCGGACCGAGCGTGCCGAGCGCGCCGCTCGAAGGATACCCGACCGTTCCCGCGCCTCAGCCCTGA
- the bcsA gene encoding UDP-forming cellulose synthase catalytic subunit — MNRKWFTGIWVILIALVAFIVTLPVNLQAQLVTGCIVILLIVFLRMFAPEGVPRMVALALGVAMVSRYVYWRTTSTLPPVEELANFIPAVLLYIAEMYSVALMALSLFVVSAPQPSRVAPAIAPGSEPTVDIFVPSYNEDAGLLATTLAAAMSMDYPRGRFTVWLLDDGGTDQKCEQHDLAAAREAQERRATLTQLCEELGVNYLTRPRNEFAKAGNLNHGLAHSNGELVVVFDADHAPARSFLRETVGYFQQDPRLFLVQTPHFFINPDPVERSLGTWRRMPSENEMFYGVIQRGLDRWGGAFFCGSAAVLRREALLETDGFAHSSITEDCETALSLHARGWHSVYVDTPLIAGLQPETFANFIGQRSRWAQGMYQILRFHFPLFRSGLTVAQRICYMSSILFWFFPISRAIFLISPFCYLFFSLEIFNGSGAEFIAYTALYLLTNLFIQSYLFGKYRWPWFSELYEYIQTVYLLPALLSVMIDPKKPTFRVTSKGETIDENRISEIGTPFFVIFVVQIVAVFVTFWRIATEPYSADITLVVGMWNLLNLIISGCALGVVSEKAVKRHSQRMAISRRCNLLIAGVEVPAVIDDVSMGGLRVRTELPADAQPRLGMHAVVRLTPPDECISDTLPVLVRNIAHDDGVIVLGTQFNAKCAAHYQLIADLIFADADEWKKFQEGRRRNPGVLRGTVMFVLIAGYQTLRGLAYVTLLERLTRRLAPGLFAGATGR, encoded by the coding sequence ATGAATAGAAAATGGTTTACGGGTATCTGGGTAATATTGATCGCCCTAGTCGCATTTATAGTGACCTTGCCGGTTAACTTGCAGGCGCAGCTGGTTACCGGCTGTATAGTGATTCTGCTAATTGTATTTTTGAGAATGTTTGCGCCAGAAGGTGTGCCTCGCATGGTTGCACTCGCTCTGGGTGTCGCGATGGTATCAAGGTACGTGTATTGGCGGACAACGTCAACACTACCTCCGGTAGAAGAACTGGCAAATTTCATTCCCGCCGTACTGCTCTACATCGCTGAAATGTATAGCGTCGCGCTCATGGCGCTCAGTCTTTTCGTGGTGTCGGCGCCCCAGCCGTCGCGCGTCGCGCCGGCGATCGCGCCGGGCAGCGAGCCGACCGTCGATATCTTCGTTCCGAGCTATAATGAGGATGCGGGACTGCTGGCGACGACGCTGGCGGCCGCGATGTCGATGGACTACCCCCGCGGCCGCTTCACCGTGTGGCTGCTCGACGATGGCGGAACCGATCAGAAGTGCGAACAGCACGATCTGGCGGCCGCGCGCGAGGCGCAGGAGCGGCGGGCGACGCTGACACAGCTCTGCGAGGAACTCGGGGTGAACTACCTCACCCGTCCGCGCAACGAGTTCGCCAAGGCCGGCAATCTCAACCATGGCCTCGCCCATTCGAACGGGGAACTCGTCGTCGTCTTCGATGCGGATCATGCGCCGGCGCGCTCGTTCCTGCGCGAGACGGTGGGCTACTTCCAACAGGACCCGCGCCTGTTCCTGGTCCAGACGCCGCATTTCTTCATCAATCCCGATCCGGTGGAGCGCAGCCTCGGCACATGGCGCCGCATGCCGTCGGAAAACGAGATGTTCTATGGCGTCATCCAGCGCGGCCTCGACCGTTGGGGCGGCGCTTTCTTCTGCGGGTCGGCGGCGGTGCTCCGGCGCGAAGCGCTTCTGGAGACGGACGGCTTCGCCCATTCCTCCATCACCGAGGATTGCGAGACGGCGCTGTCGCTCCACGCGCGCGGCTGGCATAGCGTGTATGTCGACACGCCGCTCATCGCCGGGCTGCAGCCGGAGACGTTTGCCAATTTCATCGGCCAGCGTTCCCGCTGGGCGCAGGGAATGTACCAGATCCTTCGTTTCCACTTTCCGCTGTTCCGCTCGGGTCTGACGGTGGCGCAGCGTATCTGCTACATGTCCAGCATCCTGTTCTGGTTCTTCCCCATTTCGCGCGCGATCTTCCTGATCTCGCCTTTCTGCTACCTGTTCTTCTCGCTGGAGATCTTCAATGGTTCCGGCGCGGAGTTCATAGCCTATACGGCTCTGTATCTTCTCACCAATCTCTTCATCCAGAGTTATCTCTTCGGGAAATACCGCTGGCCGTGGTTTTCCGAGCTCTATGAATATATTCAGACGGTTTATCTTCTTCCGGCGCTTCTTTCCGTCATGATCGACCCGAAGAAGCCAACCTTCCGGGTGACCTCGAAGGGCGAAACCATTGACGAGAACCGCATCTCGGAAATCGGGACCCCGTTCTTCGTCATCTTCGTCGTCCAGATCGTCGCCGTGTTCGTGACGTTCTGGCGGATCGCGACCGAGCCTTACTCCGCCGACATCACCCTCGTCGTCGGCATGTGGAACCTCTTGAATCTCATCATCTCCGGCTGCGCCCTCGGCGTGGTGTCGGAGAAGGCGGTCAAGCGGCATAGCCAGCGCATGGCGATCAGCCGGCGATGCAACCTTCTGATCGCCGGTGTCGAGGTGCCGGCCGTCATCGACGACGTGTCCATGGGCGGCTTGCGTGTGCGCACGGAGCTTCCTGCCGACGCGCAGCCGCGGCTCGGCATGCACGCCGTGGTGCGGCTGACGCCCCCGGACGAATGCATCAGCGACACGCTTCCCGTGCTGGTGCGCAACATCGCCCATGATGATGGCGTGATCGTTCTGGGGACCCAGTTCAACGCCAAGTGCGCCGCTCACTATCAGCTCATCGCCGATCTGATCTTCGCCGATGCCGACGAATGGAAGAAGTTCCAGGAGGGGAGGCGGCGCAATCCCGGTGTGCTCAGAGGCACCGTGATGTTCGTGCTGATCGCGGGCTACCAGACCCTGCGTGGGCTCGCTTATGTCACATTGCTGGAAAGACTGACGCGCCGCCTTGCGCCCGGCCTGTTCGCGGGAGCGACGGGACGATGA
- a CDS encoding cellulose biosynthesis cyclic di-GMP-binding regulatory protein BcsB yields the protein MPAFDIQDGDDTEAVPLVLPTLMGPTGAPFGMRPPAADAAPQAAPAPGAPGYVAPFQMVPGQPVAATPAKIQAPGPKTPDRFIVPVPRLRLEGESVSRGWVTWFTQQEVERPATLLIGYLNAIYVMPERSRLRVTINGQLVAEIPIASPQGPSQVTAAIPAGVLRAGGNLIRIDMLAVHRTDCSIDSTYDLWVELDNALTGVAFAGGPVTPPVMVDDLPAVGVDERGSTHIRFIHNGPIEPHQSAHFLAAAQALTQRGRYAHPLVSIVGPDVGPAGPGTLNVIVGMAEDLRAAMASPPALMGGQPLVRFFNDSRAGGNVLVLAGETARSIDAAIERLASSSAQSAPNRLPISSRYAPDAPYFTGAGSVRFSELGVMTQEFSGRRLQLRFPIGLPADFYGSANGQARILLDAAYAPSVRPGSRLSVYVNGSLASSYMLTDRHGGLMERKVIKVPLTHFRAGINRVWIEVMLDVDSDQICGPGATLAHDKRFVVFDSSEFVMDDFARIGTSPNLAAFFGGGFPYFNSAQPVAVVMRQDTPTVAAAPTIMARLSFAQQHIAPVDTAPPPASLASRPVLFIGEINQIAPEVLRQVGVVDASKIRWRNDREGEKGVSSPAPLFWGVGDTAPPEPMSMLEQGVRVRSGSGNDAIFDRWRDQVAAGSNISAELLHFQKWLTGTFGFSLGLPGGGDVEPFNPPHNTSVLVAQGFAPTSDAVWTLIAGHTAESLDAGINEFTLPEYWAKSYGQALAFDAANGRMDIRMPSSVRFIVTQPLGPSNLRLIAANWLSLNIVTYALVLVLCCIAFAFVTSLLLRRSGRRA from the coding sequence ATGCCGGCCTTCGACATTCAGGACGGTGACGACACCGAGGCGGTGCCGCTCGTGCTTCCTACCCTCATGGGGCCGACCGGCGCTCCCTTCGGCATGAGGCCGCCCGCGGCCGACGCGGCGCCACAGGCCGCCCCTGCTCCGGGCGCGCCAGGCTATGTGGCCCCGTTCCAGATGGTGCCGGGTCAGCCCGTGGCCGCAACTCCGGCAAAGATCCAAGCGCCGGGTCCAAAGACCCCCGATCGCTTCATCGTCCCGGTGCCCCGTCTGAGGCTGGAGGGGGAGTCGGTTTCGCGCGGCTGGGTGACCTGGTTCACGCAGCAGGAGGTGGAGCGCCCGGCCACGCTGCTTATCGGCTATCTCAACGCCATCTACGTGATGCCGGAACGCTCGCGGCTGAGGGTCACCATCAACGGCCAGCTTGTGGCGGAGATTCCCATCGCCTCGCCACAGGGGCCGTCTCAGGTAACGGCCGCCATTCCCGCCGGTGTGCTCCGTGCGGGCGGCAATCTCATCCGTATCGACATGCTGGCGGTGCACCGCACCGACTGCTCCATCGACTCCACCTATGATCTCTGGGTGGAGCTCGACAATGCGCTGACCGGCGTGGCGTTCGCAGGCGGTCCCGTGACGCCGCCCGTCATGGTCGATGATCTGCCCGCCGTGGGGGTCGATGAGAGGGGATCGACCCATATTCGCTTCATCCATAATGGGCCGATCGAGCCCCACCAGAGCGCGCATTTCCTCGCGGCTGCCCAGGCCCTGACCCAGCGCGGGCGCTACGCCCACCCGCTCGTGTCGATCGTGGGACCGGATGTCGGCCCGGCGGGTCCGGGGACCTTGAACGTGATCGTGGGCATGGCCGAAGACCTGCGCGCCGCGATGGCCAGTCCGCCGGCGCTTATGGGCGGCCAGCCGCTGGTGCGCTTCTTCAACGATAGCCGTGCGGGCGGCAACGTTCTCGTGCTGGCCGGCGAGACCGCGCGGAGCATAGATGCCGCGATCGAGCGCCTTGCGTCGAGCAGCGCCCAGTCCGCACCAAACAGGCTGCCGATTTCCAGCCGCTACGCGCCGGACGCGCCCTATTTCACCGGCGCGGGCAGCGTCCGTTTCTCCGAATTGGGGGTGATGACGCAGGAGTTTTCCGGTCGCCGGCTGCAGCTTCGCTTTCCCATCGGCCTTCCCGCCGATTTCTACGGGTCCGCCAATGGGCAGGCGCGCATTCTGCTCGACGCGGCCTATGCGCCGAGCGTGCGGCCCGGAAGCCGGCTGTCCGTCTATGTGAATGGTTCGCTGGCGTCGTCCTACATGCTCACCGATCGGCATGGCGGGTTGATGGAGCGGAAGGTCATCAAGGTTCCGCTGACGCATTTCCGGGCCGGGATTAACCGGGTCTGGATCGAGGTGATGCTGGACGTCGATAGCGACCAGATCTGCGGCCCCGGCGCCACGCTGGCGCATGACAAGCGCTTTGTCGTGTTCGATTCCAGCGAGTTCGTCATGGACGATTTCGCCAGGATCGGCACGAGCCCCAATCTGGCGGCGTTTTTCGGCGGCGGCTTCCCCTATTTCAATTCCGCGCAGCCTGTTGCGGTGGTGATGCGCCAGGATACGCCGACGGTCGCAGCCGCCCCGACGATCATGGCGCGGCTGTCTTTCGCTCAGCAACACATCGCCCCTGTCGACACGGCGCCGCCGCCGGCATCGCTCGCCAGTCGGCCGGTCCTGTTCATTGGGGAGATCAATCAGATCGCACCCGAAGTGCTGCGTCAGGTGGGTGTGGTGGACGCCAGCAAGATCCGCTGGCGCAACGATCGGGAAGGCGAAAAGGGCGTATCAAGCCCGGCGCCGCTCTTCTGGGGTGTGGGCGATACAGCCCCGCCGGAGCCGATGTCGATGCTGGAGCAGGGCGTCCGTGTCCGCTCCGGCTCGGGCAACGACGCCATCTTTGACCGCTGGCGGGATCAGGTCGCGGCAGGGAGCAACATCAGCGCCGAGTTGCTCCACTTTCAGAAATGGCTCACCGGCACGTTCGGCTTTTCCCTGGGCCTGCCCGGTGGCGGCGATGTCGAGCCGTTCAATCCCCCGCACAACACCTCGGTCCTGGTGGCGCAGGGGTTCGCCCCGACCAGTGACGCGGTCTGGACGCTCATTGCCGGGCATACGGCGGAGAGCCTCGATGCCGGCATCAATGAGTTCACCCTGCCGGAGTACTGGGCGAAGAGCTATGGTCAGGCGTTGGCGTTCGACGCCGCGAATGGCCGGATGGACATTCGCATGCCGAGCAGCGTGCGGTTCATCGTGACCCAGCCGCTGGGCCCGTCCAACCTCCGGCTCATCGCGGCCAATTGGCTGTCGCTCAATATTGTCACTTACGCCCTGGTTCTCGTTCTATGCTGTATCGCCTTCGCCTTCGTCACCAGCCTGCTGCTGCGCCGCTCGGGGCGGCGCGCCTGA
- a CDS encoding efflux RND transporter permease subunit, giving the protein MGISEFCVRRPVFATVLSLLLILIGIVSYSRLSVREYPNIDEPVVSVVTTYPGASASIVESQVTQVLEGSIAGIAGIDVLESTSRSESSRITVRFRLEVDPDVAASDVRDRVSRVRQRLPDEIDEPVISKVEADAQPVLFVVFRSDRMSALELSDYIDRYIVDRFKNINGVADVQIYGERRYAMRIWVDRERLAAYELTVQDVEDALRAQNVEIPSGRIESVDREFTVLSRTGLTSVDQFDQIVVKRANGAQVHMRDVARVELGAADERRASRFDGGAAIFIGVIKQAVANPLDVSAGARAILPAVNESLPEGMSANIGNDNAVFIERSIEAVFHTIFEAVVLVVLVIVVFLRSFRASIIPIVTIPISLITTFAIMYALGFSVNTLTLLAFVLAIGLVVDDAIVVLENIFRHIEHGMKPIPAAIKGAREIGFAVIAMTLTLAAVYAPVAFAPGRTGRLFLEFALTLAGAVIISGFVALTLTPMMCSRLLKHEEKPGRVSAFIEGRLRAMENFYRRLLGSTLKLRPLILLLALGVAGASAFFLTVLPSELSPIEDRGVVRVTGSAPEGSTLAYTSRYTNQIDTIVSKEPEVDSVLIINGFPEVHRFLVIGRLKDWGERDVRQQELVAKLTPELRRIAGINAYANNPPSLGASNNSRPIEFVLQTSGTYEQLNEYTDRFLERIRDYPGLVSIDSDLKLNKPEISVAVDRAKAADLGIDIAVLGRTLESLLGGRQVTRFEVGGEQYDVYVQLDARDRSTPATLDTIYLRSASGEMVQLSNLVTVRESVAPQELKRFNQLRSATISANLAPGFSQGEALAFLDQTAREVLPQTVQTDVAGQSREFRAAGQSLVVIFLLALGFIYLVLAAQFESFRDPVIIMLTVPLSMTGALAALYFTGGSLNVYSQIGLVTLVGLITKHGILIVEFANQQQEAGLDRRASVIEAAVLRLRPILMTTGAMVLGAVPLALASGAGAESRSQIGWVIVGGMTLGTLLTLFVVPVVYSLIGRVHHTPHAEIAPGIVHTPAE; this is encoded by the coding sequence ATGGGCATTTCCGAGTTTTGCGTCCGCCGCCCCGTCTTCGCGACGGTGCTGAGCCTTTTGCTGATCCTCATCGGCATCGTCTCCTACAGCCGCCTGTCGGTGCGCGAATATCCCAACATCGACGAGCCCGTGGTGTCGGTGGTGACCACCTATCCCGGCGCCTCGGCCAGCATCGTCGAGAGCCAGGTCACGCAGGTTCTGGAAGGCTCGATCGCCGGCATCGCCGGCATCGACGTGCTGGAATCCACCAGCCGTTCGGAATCCAGCCGCATCACCGTGCGCTTCCGGCTGGAAGTCGACCCCGATGTCGCCGCCAGCGACGTGCGCGACCGGGTGAGCCGCGTGCGCCAGCGCCTGCCCGACGAGATCGACGAGCCGGTGATTTCCAAGGTCGAGGCCGACGCCCAGCCGGTGCTGTTCGTGGTCTTCCGCTCCGACCGCATGTCGGCGCTGGAACTGTCCGACTATATCGACCGCTACATCGTTGACCGCTTCAAGAACATCAACGGCGTGGCCGATGTGCAGATCTATGGCGAGCGGCGCTATGCCATGCGCATCTGGGTCGACCGCGAGCGGCTCGCCGCCTATGAACTGACCGTGCAGGATGTCGAGGACGCGCTGCGGGCGCAGAATGTCGAGATCCCCTCCGGCCGCATCGAGAGCGTCGACCGCGAATTCACCGTGCTCTCGCGCACGGGCCTGACCTCGGTCGACCAGTTCGACCAGATCGTGGTCAAGCGGGCGAATGGCGCGCAGGTGCATATGCGCGATGTCGCCCGGGTGGAACTCGGCGCCGCCGACGAGCGCCGGGCCAGCCGCTTCGATGGCGGGGCGGCGATCTTCATCGGCGTGATCAAGCAGGCGGTGGCCAACCCGCTGGACGTTTCCGCCGGCGCCCGCGCCATCCTGCCGGCGGTGAATGAGAGCCTGCCGGAAGGCATGAGCGCCAACATCGGCAACGACAATGCAGTGTTCATCGAGCGCTCCATCGAGGCGGTGTTTCACACCATCTTCGAGGCGGTCGTGCTCGTGGTGCTGGTCATCGTGGTGTTCCTGCGCTCGTTCCGGGCGTCGATCATCCCGATCGTGACCATCCCGATCTCGCTCATCACCACCTTCGCCATCATGTACGCGCTGGGCTTCAGCGTGAACACGCTGACGCTGCTGGCGTTTGTGCTCGCGATCGGCCTCGTGGTGGACGATGCCATCGTCGTGCTGGAGAACATCTTCCGCCATATCGAGCACGGGATGAAGCCGATCCCCGCCGCCATCAAGGGCGCGCGCGAAATCGGCTTCGCCGTCATCGCCATGACGCTGACGCTCGCCGCCGTCTATGCGCCCGTCGCCTTCGCTCCCGGCCGCACGGGACGGCTCTTCCTCGAATTTGCGCTGACACTGGCCGGCGCCGTCATCATCTCTGGCTTTGTCGCGCTGACGCTGACGCCGATGATGTGCTCGCGCCTGCTCAAGCATGAGGAGAAGCCGGGACGGGTATCCGCCTTCATCGAGGGGCGGCTGCGGGCGATGGAGAACTTCTATCGCCGGCTGCTGGGTTCGACCTTGAAGCTCCGCCCTCTGATCCTGCTGCTCGCGCTCGGCGTGGCGGGTGCCAGTGCCTTCTTCCTCACCGTGCTGCCCTCGGAACTCTCGCCCATCGAGGATCGCGGCGTCGTTCGCGTCACCGGCAGCGCGCCCGAGGGCTCCACCCTCGCCTATACCTCGCGCTACACCAACCAGATCGACACCATCGTCTCCAAAGAGCCGGAGGTCGACAGCGTCCTCATCATCAACGGCTTCCCCGAGGTTCACCGCTTCCTGGTCATCGGCCGGCTGAAGGACTGGGGCGAGCGGGATGTGCGCCAGCAGGAACTCGTGGCCAAGCTGACGCCGGAACTGCGGCGCATCGCCGGCATCAATGCCTATGCCAACAACCCGCCCTCGCTCGGCGCCTCCAACAATTCACGGCCGATCGAATTCGTGCTGCAGACCTCCGGCACCTATGAACAGCTTAACGAGTACACCGACCGCTTTCTTGAGCGCATCCGCGATTATCCCGGCCTCGTCAGCATCGACAGCGACCTCAAGCTGAACAAGCCGGAGATTTCCGTCGCGGTGGACCGGGCCAAGGCGGCCGATCTCGGCATCGACATCGCCGTTCTCGGCCGCACGCTGGAAAGCCTGCTCGGGGGGCGGCAGGTCACGCGCTTCGAGGTGGGCGGCGAGCAGTATGATGTCTATGTCCAGCTCGACGCCCGCGACCGTTCGACCCCGGCGACGCTCGACACCATCTATCTGCGCTCGGCGAGCGGGGAGATGGTGCAATTGTCCAATCTCGTCACCGTGCGCGAAAGTGTGGCGCCGCAGGAGCTCAAGCGCTTCAACCAGCTGCGCTCCGCCACCATTTCCGCCAATCTGGCGCCGGGCTTCTCGCAGGGCGAGGCGCTGGCCTTTCTCGACCAGACCGCGCGTGAGGTGCTGCCGCAGACCGTGCAGACCGATGTCGCCGGCCAGAGCCGCGAGTTCCGCGCCGCCGGCCAGAGCCTCGTGGTGATCTTCCTGCTGGCGCTCGGCTTCATCTATCTCGTGCTCGCGGCGCAGTTCGAGAGCTTCCGCGATCCCGTCATCATCATGCTGACCGTGCCGCTTTCCATGACCGGGGCGCTGGCGGCGCTGTATTTCACCGGCGGATCGCTCAATGTCTATTCGCAGATCGGCCTGGTGACGCTGGTCGGCCTCATCACCAAGCACGGCATTCTGATCGTCGAATTCGCCAATCAGCAGCAGGAAGCGGGCCTCGACCGCCGCGCGTCGGTCATCGAGGCGGCGGTTCTGCGTCTGCGGCCCATTCTGATGACCACGGGCGCCATGGTGCTGGGCGCCGTGCCGCTGGCACTGGCGAGTGGCGCGGGCGCGGAGAGCCGGTCGCAGATCGGCTGGGTCATCGTCGGCGGCATGACACTGGGCACGCTGCTCACCCTGTTCGTCGTGCCGGTGGTGTATTCGCTGATCGGGCGGGTCCACCACACGCCCCATGCCGAGATCGCCCCCGGCATCGTCCATACGCCGGCCGAGTAG